The DNA window TCCCAAGGAGACCTGTATCATGGACGACCTGTCCGAAATCCTGTGCGCCCCCGCCCCTCCGCCGCCCTCGACCGCGCCGGCCCCCTCCTCACCGACCTCGTCTCCCTCCCCGTCCTCACATAACCACGTGACGGAGAGATGAGCGGAGGCGCAGCCGAAATGCCGGCCCGGGGGCGACAGAGGATAGGACAGGAGAGAAGGAAAGAcggcctggctgcctgccgcGGTGTGCCAGCGGGACTTGACAGATCTTCCACTACACTTGCGTATTTCGCTGAAACACCAACCAACCAGTCGAAAGGAcaaggggaaggggggggcttTGGGGGGCTGGGTGGTAGCCAGGGGTTTGTAACGCCAGCAGGAATTGGCGAGAACATTTCTCCCAgggattaaaagaaaaaacaccatCCCTCTCATCTTCTCTAGGACAAAAAAACCACAGCTGTGTTTCATGTTTGGGTTCACTTCACTTTTACTTTTGATGAGTTATTTTGTTCGAATTTGGTTGTTGTTTGGTTGGGttgaacgtgtgtgtgtgtgtgtgtgtgtttatgtagGGGGTCTTGCAAGCGTGGTGATTGGCCCTCCTGTCTATCCTCTCGCTAGCACACTGTGTACACGAGGGGGGTTTGACTTTGCTCGGACCTGCTCTTGCCCGGTGTTTGTGTCGGCCGGACAAGAGGCATCTCTGCTGGCCTCCTCCGACAACACGAAGCACCACGCTGGCTAATCTTAGCCAGTCCCGATATGGGTTGTTTATGTGGGGCTTAGTTTCATGCACCTCCTACTCAGGACCTGAGAGAGTATGTCACTGCTGCCAGAGAggcttttctctcttttcaatCTCTGTCCCTTTAGTTGGTCAAACTCTTCTACGCGACCCTCGCGTACTGATGACGTGGCCCCCCCTACAAACATGTTGTGTAGCCTACTTCCCTGTAGAGGGCAGAAAAGATGAACATGCGcagaaaggtggacacagaTGAACATTTTAAGATTGTAGATTAGATGTTTAATCTGATCAGCGAAATGGTGATACTTTACCATACTGGTGTCTGAATTGCAGTGGATTGCTGGTTTCTGTGCAGCACGCCGCCGCTTCCTCCCACCTCCActcaaacatacacacacctgcCCCAGCAGCACAGAAGGACCAAGATGTGATGTCACGTCTGCAGTCCCACACATGCCAACGTGGCGAGAAGGGGTGCAGAGCGTGCTGGTGGCGAGCTGCAAAcccttcttttcttcttctgttgtTCTTGTTTAGTTTCCCACATCCCTTTttaagatttgtttttaaagattaTGAAAGgaaagatagtttggaaataACAATAGTTATCCTGACACATAGAAAAACAACTTCTGCTTGGACTTCTGTCAGACAGCTTCTATGTGGAGGAGGATTGAGTTTATATTTGtctcttttttaatttatttttgttttctttatttgcaggGTTCTTTATTCTGgctcttgtttttatgtattttaattattaactAAGTTAAAAGCAATTTAATATTTCAAGCTCTGCTGATTATAatctaataaaagaaaaatgccatTCTGATCCACTGTCTCGTCTCTGTATTGCAGTGTCATGTTGTGTTCATAATCCGTAATGTGTCTATTAGAGAtgtttgtaaaatgtttgcatCATGATTTGATCGTCTCAAAATATTGACGTCCGCAGCGGTTTACCCCAGTTGACATCCACAAACGAGCAATACATATTTACTAGACTTAAGTGATGACACTCATTCAACTGCATTACAAAATCATAGTATCataagtattttttattttatcagaGAAGCAAGTTAACTTtcctagatttttttttcagatgatTCTAAATCTGTCCTTGTTTTTTCTGTAGcattttttgaaataatttcaatACATTTATCTTCAGGAGGGGGAATACATGCGCCATTAGGTTAAGGTGTGGTGATTGACTTGGCCAGTCTAAGACCGTCcacttttaatgtttattttggttcTTGTCTTGTTGCATGGGGGGACTTCTACGGCGGATTCTCCCAATTAGTTTGGATGCATTTTTCTGTAAATTGAAACACAAATGGTTTTGTAGACCTCAGAATTCATTCTGCTGCGACCATCAAGAGTTACATCATGAATAAAGACTTCGAAGGAAGAAATATAGACTACATGCCAGACCGCAAGATGCAAACCACTCATCaccaaaacctttttttttttgcgaagTAGAGATGAGCCACAAAGGTTTTGGAACTAAGTTTTATGGACTGGGGAGGCCAAGATGAACTTCTACCTAATGGAAAGGGGAAAGTAAGAAGAATTAAATGATCTGCTTATGGTCCAAAACACATCTCATCTGTGAAGCATGATGGTGGTAATGTTGTGGCGTGGGCTTGCAAAGTGTAGTTGCGTCTGGAATGGCTGGCTggaagtgaactgaatctttagaatcagttcactcagaAGATTctttcaaacgaatcgttcaacgaatgaaatttacttttaatattattattaatatttttatttttttttaaataaacatttatgttaaaacttgtctggtgttttattccttgtttttatattcgccaattaaaaaaaaatctgacatttggttaactgctttatatgacgtgttttacgttgttataggagttggtgtcccccaaaataacaaacggcataacggatttttttttcaaccttttattcaaacacattcggtataataacaccatcaactacaatccaacaaatggtggtgtacctaatggagtgtctgattgacgtcacagatcaaacagccaatcaggaggtgggggtgagggtgggtgtggcacttttcactttcatttaagctttgaccatgatttttccctaatgaagtggcctgttattaggaacacctaaaaatggcagtgtacctaatggtgtgtccgagtgacgtcacagattaaacagccaatcagaaagtgggggtgagggcgggtgtggcacttttcaatttcatttaagctttgaccatgatttttccctaatgaagtggcctgttattaggaacacctaaaaatggcagtgtacctaatggagtgtccgagtgacgtcacagatcaaacagccaatcagaaagtgggggtgagggcgggcgtggcacttttcacttttatttaagctttgaccatgatttttccctaatgaagtggcctgttattaggaacacctaaaaatggcagtgtacctaatggagtgtccgagtgacgtcacagattaaacagccaatcagaaagtgggggtgagggcgggtgtggcacttttcacttcaaCCAgtggtgtcgacctccagtcctcgaggggccgcgttccaatatgttttccaagttaccctcgttaaacacacctgcgtgaaaagttttagcccctttcacgttccgcaggagctaaaacttttcacgcaggtgcacttaacgagggaatcacacggacactccattaggtacaccgccattttcaagtgtacctaataacaggccactttattagggaaatatcatggtcaaaggtcacaggtgtcaagctctactcctcggggccgcgttccaatatgttttccaagttaccctcgttaaacacacctgcgtgaaaagttttagcccctttcacgttccgcaggagctaaaacttttcacgcaggtgcacttaacgagggaatcacacggacactccattaggtacaccgccattttcaagtgtacctaataacaggccactttattagggaaatatcatggtcaaaggtcacaggtgtcaagctctactcctcggggccgcgttccaatatgttttccaagttaccctcgttaaacacacctgcgtgaaaagttttagcccctttcacgttccgcaggagctaaaacttttcacgcaggtgcacttaacgagggaatcacacggacactccattaggtacaccgccattttcaagtgtacctaataacaggccactttattagggaaatatcatggtcaaaggtcacaggtgtcaagctctactcctcggggccgcgttccaatatgttttccaagttaccctcgttaaacacacctgcgtgaaaagttttagcccctttcacgttccgcaggagctaaaacttttcacgcaggtgcacttaacgagggaatctttgaaaacatgttggaatgcggccccgaggactggagtttgacacctgtgacctttgaccatgatatttccctaataaagtggcctgttattaggtacacttgaaaagaGTGTAGACCTTATGTATTTCtacataaatacttgcatttgtttgcatatgcaTATACTTATACAAAGCGAGGTTCCAATcctaaaagcacatttaggtatatgctcacacctgggatcgaaccaagatcttaccgagcaagagcccatgtcactaaccagtcggttATTTCGACCTGGCAGTCCCACTCatctgcactcttttgtactaatgatgtgcattccagttcaactgaatctttagaataggttcactcaaaagatttgttcaaaagaatcgttcaccgaatcgttcgctacactttcttatttatttattcatttatttatttttacctcgtgtagtgtacctattgaagtgtccatgaggtgtccctaatcacaggccacttcattagggaaaaagtttaagtgaaagtgaaaagtgccacacccgccctcacccccactttctgattggctgtttgatatGTGACGTCGCTGCTgctgagtgacagacagcgatgctgctatgccagccgacacacgttatgccgacattgatgttttaattttgtatttgttgaattgtagttgatggtgttattataccgaatgtgtttgtgtttgaataaaaggttgaaaaaaaaatccgttatgccgacatttgttattttgggtgaCATCAACTcctataacaacgtaaaacacatattgtcatataaagcagttaaccaaatgtctgattgttttaattggcgaatataaaaacaaggaataaaacaccagacaagttttaacaaatatgtttatttaaaaaataatattaataataatattacaagtaaatttcaaaccagcaatctaatgtgaaattgcagtagatatattggataacaatattgaggcgtatatatgcatacacgttatgtaaaaactactacaagtgttataaaatcaagattacccaaagagaagcataatctccccgttgttgcataacggcgcatcccttcatgcaagaaagttagccgttagcttggagaaaaacgtgcataaaataagtggtgagtggttctttctttccttggcaaatcgtaaatctatattctggcttacatagttcacgccaggagggagacgcaacacgttcactgactgatccgttgatgcacggggggaaggaaggcagttcacccatttactagttcgcgaacgggaaagtcaggattcgttccctcactgatccgttctcgcgatgaactggaagtgcaaatcactcactcactgactcgttcactcacaggtCCGTttagttggtgaacgggaaatgcaattcacgactcgttcgtgaacaggAAGTTATGTCATTATCTTCTTCGTTTAGTTTtgcggcgaggtggcaccagcttcaatgcgcattaccgacacccaCAGGTTGAAGTCATATAAACTGAAAAAAGTACGAATCACTTGATTCGTTCAcgctcgttcactgaaagacCTCGTtcctttgaacgaatcgttcactcacgagccaacactactgGCTGGTCTTcattgatgagaaaaaaaaaagaattctaaAGTCTACAAAACCATTTTGTCTGGCAATTTGTAGGAAAATGTATCCAAACTAATTGAGAGAAGCTTCATGCAATAAGATaatgacacaaaacacactGCCAACACAACAAAGGACTTCATCAGAGAGGAAATGTGGAAGGTTTGGGACTGCCAAGTAAAATACTGTAAACCATTTGAGCATGCATTTCACCTCCTAAAGAGGACAGTGAAGGGAGAAACtcacagaaacaaacaagtgAAAGAGGTTGCATGCAGTAAAGGCCTGTAAAAACCATTCAAATGAAGCAGCAATCAGGTTAAATCAATTGCGAAGGGGGCTTGATGCAGCTTTCGCAAGCAAGGGTTACGCCACGTCcattccaatacttttgctcaCTCGAAAAGTGGGTGGCTTCAAACAAAAGGTGTTCTGTTCTGACTTGTTTaacacatttaaatgtcaaCACGTTTAATAAAAGCTGCAATTCTGAACTCGTGTGTGATAGTCATCTTTTATCATAAACCCAAGTCTTCagtacaacaaaaaagaaataattgcGCTTGCCATTCCAACACTTTCGGGTAGTACAACATATTGCGCAAACTTTTGTAGGTCAAACTTAAAAACAGACATGTTGAATGAAAATATCTCAAAAGGCTGACATGAAGGGCTATTCTGTCGTCAAGTAAATTAGGactggttcccaaagtggagATACTATCTGTGCTCTATAAATCACGTTGAATTGTCTGGAATTGCAGCGATAGCACACGAGTACATTCTCGTCGTCCACATTGACGTATTCGTTCTAAGAAAGCACGTTTTCATCAACTGTCCAACCTGGAGCGCCGGGCTATGGTGGCTGCCCGCCGCCTTCTCACCGACGGCCGCAAGGTGACGCCCTCGGTGAGTTTAAACCTCGCGATGCCGCCCACCTCGTCCAGTTTCTTGGCGCTGCAGCACGGCGTGGGCACCTTCTGCGTATTGCCGAACTTGGAGTAGTCTACCGCGTATATGCCGTCCTCCTCAGACACGGTGGGCACGAATCGCTGCCCCCATAGGATCTCCTCGGACACGTACGAGGTCCTGGCCTGCGTAGTGATGCCGGTGGTCTCCACCACGCCTTCCAGGACCACGATGATCTCCACGTCGTCGTGCAGCAGGTCCGCCGCAGACATGGCGTACAGCGGGCTGTCCTTGTCGATCACGTGGCTGATGATGAGCGGGGACACCAGGAAGACCCCGTTGGTGCCCACCGGGTTGTCCATGTTGATGTCGATCTGATCCAGGGGCACCACCTCGCCCTCCTCGGTGGTGCTTCTCTTTACTACCTGCATCCGCACTGTGGCGCTGATGATCATGCTCTTCCTCAGGTCACCGATGCGCACCATGAAGCAAAGTTTGTTGTTACGCACGGAGATGACTGCGTGCTTGCTGAAAATAAGCGTCTCGGCGCGCCGGCGCGCCTGCGCGGTCTTCATGAAGATGCAGCCGAGCAAGATGGCGTTGATAACCAGCCCCACGATGTTCTGCATAATAAGCACGACGATGGCAGACAAGCACTCCTCCGTCACCATCCTCGCCCCGAAGCCGATGGTCACCTGCACCTCGATGGAGAAGAGGAAGGCGGACGAAAAGGAGCGAATCTCCGTGACGCACGGCACGAAGCCGTCCGGCTGCCGGTCCAGGTCGCCGTGCGCGAAGGCGATGAGCCACCAGACCATCCCGAAAAGAAGCCAGCTGCACAGGAACGACATGGTGAAGATGATGAGCGTGTGGAGCCATTTCATGTCCACCAAAGTGGTGAAGACGTCTTGGAGGAAGCGGCCCTGCTCGCGGATGTTGGTGTGCGCCACATTGCAGGTGCCGTTCTTGGCCACGAAGCGGGCTTTCCTCGTTTTCGATTTGAACTTGGGCTGCTGGACATCCTCGGCCAAGCGTGTCAGCAAGTAGTCCTCCGGAATGAGGCCTTTTCTGGACAACATGGCTCTCACGCATTACGCCCCCAAAGGCAGGAACAAATAAAatcgtcttgtttttttagtatAGCTTTGCAGCTTTCTGTCCGCTTTTTCGCTCGGCCGCAGCCTTCATGTTCGTCCCAGCTATGCGCTCTCTTCACGTTGCCCCCCAGTCAGTGGCTTGACGTCCCATGTGGGGATTCCTGTCCTTCGTCCTCAGCTGCCACCGTCACTCAGAGtgcaccaccaccatcaaaataaataacagcaCCTCACCAGCGCAGCAGGCGCACACGGCATTGAGAGAAATCCAGTGCGCATTCACACGCATTAGACGCAACCGTGTCCAATAGTTTTTATTGTTGCCGGCCAATCTCCCTAATGCACTTTCCTTTTGTGCCGACACTCCTGCTCGATAGCATGAGACCCTCCCTCCACAATCTCTGTCATGCCCTTCCTGGGAATTCAATGAGAATGCACAAAGGGGGACAGTTATGGACAGTAGCAAACGTCTTGAAGAGTACAAGGGATCCTCTGATTACGTCACAGGCATACGACATTTCTCGTTTGAGACGACAAGCTCCGTTACTGCCGGAATTATAGCTTttaatttgattgttttgtatttaaagcCTCAAATTGTTTAGCATCCAGATATTTACTAGAACTTAAGTAATagttatttattcaatttagAACTTACTAGAACTAGAGGAGACACCACAATATCAATTTAActgaagtaaaaacaagacaaccaTGAGCAATATTCATAACTCAGTATAAAAGTTATAATCACTGCTATATGGATTTAATTAAAGCTGTCTTtagaaaggaaggaaaaagaaagtaatgaatggatgaaaatgaggaaaatataataaaaataaaggaagggcaaaaaaaattaagggAAACGAAAGGATGAAAAGCAGTTTGGAAGAAGAAAGTAAAATTAAACAAAGGGAAGGAATGAAAGAATCTGATGTACCAAATGTTTTAGGAGTTGGTGTTTTAGGAATACTAAGTTGTGACTGGCACAGGTCGTCATGCCGTGGCTATTTCAGGCACCTTAGAGCATTCTCAAGTCAGTAATGGCTCCTGCAGGATCTTGTGACACCCATGAGAATATGAATATGTGGCAGTGTCAATGTAGATCACTCTAGAGTCAAGAGCACCTCATTAGCCTCAgtgataatatatattttaatatattttttatttcaatgataatatatattttattaacaaCCATTTCACATTGttatttacaaatataatacagtatgaataaaaaataaaggtaaATATTCCATGGATCAATTGCACTTTGAATGTCTTCCTTCGGTTGACATGTTCTCTTCTTGTGCTACTTGTCTGCTTGTACGAAGGAGGCAAAGACACTCTCCTCCTTTCCCAGCAGGGCCTGGGGTTCATCATACTCCAGGATGATCCCCCGCTTCATCACAATCACCAGGTCGGCATTCAAGATAGTGTGGACGCGATGCTGTGCGGCACAGAGGAGAGGGACAACTTAAGAAACAAACGTGTATggggagagtgtgtgtgtgtgtgtgtgtgtgtgtgtgtgtgtgtgtgtgtgtgtgtgtgtgtgtgtgtgtgtatggggaGTGGTAATTATACACTGCTGCGTGTGCACTTACTGCTATTATAACCACTGTTCTGTCAGCAAAGGCAGTCATTACCACTTTCTGCAAGATGCTCTCCTATgggggcagaaaaaaaacttggttataagtcatgaaaaaaaagttaaaattcATCAGTCAATGGTTTCTTAGATAGTGCTCGTAACTCAAAACACGTATACgtatctcaaatcatctttcctcaCTGAACTTAATGGAAAAGCTATTCATCTGTTCCAGAGCAACTTTGAGTTCCTGCTGGCCACATGGGAGCAGTGTGACACAGACAGAACTGACTCCGGCAGTTGCAGCATACATAATGGTAATTTCATTAAAATTATAAAGAATATGTGACTGTGAGCACTGTTATTTTATCTTTCCATATGTATTATTTCACCATTGGTTTGGAAAACATTATAAACTGCAACACACATTATATTTGTTAGCCTATCTATGATGTTTTGCGTTGTTTAGTAGCATTCAACGAAAGAGACATTCCTAATTTTTTTCTACGTGGTTCTTTTCATCATATAATtcactttgttttatgttaCTTTTGCAGTAAGCTTCAACTTGGAATGCCAATGAGCATTTTAAATCTtctttttgaagaattgtTCACTATCTGCCAAACGTCTGCTTGCCATCAGATGAGTTTAGCTGAATTTATTGTGATTATACAGTGCCACCATGTAATGCTTTAAGAAAATCAGTAATTATTTaagataaatagataaataaataaataaataaaacctcaCACTGTGCcaagcttttttcccccttttgctTCCAATGGAATTGACCAACTGGGTGAATTAAGTTAAAAGATTAGTGTTGTCTCCTCGAGGGCATCACTACTGTGTTATTGTGAGcacaaatgtcactttttgtcAACCAGCATTCAGGAGATGCTCTTAAGCAACAGCCGACTGCCCGCAACAGCCCTCAGCCTCTTATTTGCACTCTTTCCATTCTGTCCTCCTGCAGAAAATCTTTTCTTAGTATGTGAATCACCTACTAAGATGTTGCCGCAAGCTCCttttccttgttttcttttttatagtTAGCATAAAGACAGAATATCACTGTGACCTCCCAGTCACCGTTTTCTCTGTAGAAACACTGTCACCATAAGCACAAACTGACCGTTGCCATGTCGATGGATGCCGTGGCTTCATCCATAATGAGGATGCTGCTCTTCCTCACAAAAGCCCTTGCCAAGCAGAAGAGCTGACGCTGACCCTGACTGAAGTTCTCTCCCCCCTCTGTCACGTTGGCATCTGGAAACACGTTCCAAATAAAATCTCATAAgaccaacacaaaataaaaataataataatgctccATGAAGACAAACAACCTTCACAcctacagacagacagacagacgaaTGATAGGCTGTCATTGTGGAGTGAGTGAGGTGAGCATCAAACGATGTTGAATAATCACCTTGACCGCTTGGTCATGACAGACACTTACAAGAGAACATTTAAGTACAGAGCGATAACCAGCAAGCCCGGAGCAGCTAAATAAAGTCGTAAGCATACCAGGCACTCATCACGTTCATCGAGAAAGTCAGATGAAGGTGAAGTCTACTATTAGATGTGATCTGAATATGAGAGTGCCACCTGAGAACAGGCACTGTGTATCAAAAGCATCTGCAGGCTATTTGAAATATTGATGCTCATGTATTGTGATACAGCAGATGTGCAATGGAGGATGCCTGGGAACAAACTCACCTTTGATTCTATTGTTTATGGCATGACAAGGTCACAACAGTGTTGCATTTATGTCTGTACACACACTAAAATAGATCCAAGTATAAACTCACCCAGCCCTCCTGGAAGTGACTTAACAACAGGCTTCAGCTGAGCTATCTCCAAAGCTTCCCAAAGCATCTCATCCGTGGCCTTCATTTCTGGATCCAGGTTGAACCTATACACgatcacacacatacacaatagGTGAAACTAAAGCATAACGCAGAACGTACATGAATTTTAAATGGACGCCTGCAAAAGGCACACTGGattatgaaatatttacattcGATTGAAAAGAATGTTCGTAGCTTATCAACATAACAcgacaaaaaaattcaatgtgaACATAAATCACATTTCCACATATGGACACTTCATTATTTTGGGAGTGTGGAAGGAAGCCGGAGAAAGGAGAATACACAAACCTGATCTGAGATTCAAAGACCTCTAAAATGTGAGCCTTTCTAACTTGGGAACAGATGAGTTCTATTTCAATGACTTCCAAGGTGAACATTGTACCAATACAAGGAAGTTAAACTACTCCCTGGACCAGATCATGATCAACCATAAAGGTtccacttggaaaaaaaaaaatctattcttGAAAGCTGGTACAGGCACTTTTGCGGTTGtctaaaaataacatactAAGGCTCTTTGTTCTCATCTCTCTATTTCAAGTGTCACCGGATCTAATGTGACCTGACAAAAACTTTTGCAGGTAAAACAGTCGTTTGTTGTTCTTCATACCGAATGGTGCCGCTGAAGAGGATCGGGTCTTGCAAGATGATGGACAGACGGGATCTCAGCGTCTGCAGGGGCAGCTTAGCAATATCAATGTCATCGATCACAATTCTCCCTGTCAAAGTAAAGAAATGATTCATATTAAGTGTATTATAAAGCGCCGCATCAAACGTGATGGTTTGAGAGTGCCAACCTTCAAACATGTCCACCATGCGGAAGAAGGCCAGGGAGAAAGAGGATTTGCCGCTGCCTGTCCTGCCGCAGATCCCCACCTGCAAAACGACGTAAACATTAACGCTGACTCaggctttttcttcttctcgccAAAAGCCTTCTTACCTTCTGTCCAGGGTTGATGTGTGCGTGGACGTTTTTGAGCACAGGCTTGAGCGTGGCATCGTAACGGACGCTCAGATTCTGGATCTGGATCTCGCCACGTTGGGGCCAGCCTTCTGGGACCTGAGACAGGCCTGGCAACCACAAAAAGAGCATTCATGTGACTGCAAACTGGacagtttgtgtttattataTGTGGATTAATAGTACTTAGAGACAGGTTTAAATGACAGATTCGGTGTTTTCAGTGGTATAGAACTGCAAATGCTTTCTAATTCAAGGGACAACTCACTGAGCAGACCCTCGTAATTCTCGGGTTCCGTTTTGAGGAGGCCGTTAATTCTCTTGACTGATCCAAGCTGTACTTCCATGTCTGCCAGGTTACGCACCATCCAGTTCAGGTAGTTGGACACCTGATACATAAAAGGTGATGATGCTTCTATGACCTTGTAGTGCATTAAAAATcgaatttaaaaaattcatatcttttttaaatagcaCAACAACATGAATTTACATGATAATAATTTATGCATGGAATACCACCAATTTCAGAAGATTG is part of the Syngnathus acus chromosome 6, fSynAcu1.2, whole genome shotgun sequence genome and encodes:
- the kcnj11 gene encoding ATP-sensitive inward rectifier potassium channel 11; this encodes MLSRKGLIPEDYLLTRLAEDVQQPKFKSKTRKARFVAKNGTCNVAHTNIREQGRFLQDVFTTLVDMKWLHTLIIFTMSFLCSWLLFGMVWWLIAFAHGDLDRQPDGFVPCVTEIRSFSSAFLFSIEVQVTIGFGARMVTEECLSAIVVLIMQNIVGLVINAILLGCIFMKTAQARRRAETLIFSKHAVISVRNNKLCFMVRIGDLRKSMIISATVRMQVVKRSTTEEGEVVPLDQIDINMDNPVGTNGVFLVSPLIISHVIDKDSPLYAMSAADLLHDDVEIIVVLEGVVETTGITTQARTSYVSEEILWGQRFVPTVSEEDGIYAVDYSKFGNTQKVPTPCCSAKKLDEVGGIARFKLTEGVTLRPSVRRRRAATIARRSRLDS